In Carya illinoinensis cultivar Pawnee chromosome 7, C.illinoinensisPawnee_v1, whole genome shotgun sequence, the following are encoded in one genomic region:
- the LOC122316988 gene encoding RNA demethylase ALKBH9B, with the protein MSGPPSHDRMSWANMVQKEEDGLVEENDEENDEAMTKRVVGVNTSTGGSRISMKAIGKPPKPKLLREQRERIRLMNVKRKQDFVWSEKLKGKIVNILEGLELHTGIFSAAEQKRIAEYVYKLEEMGRKGELKERTFTAPTKGKGRVTIQFGCCYNDATDKKGNPAGILHDQTVDPMPHLFKEIIKRQIRWHVLPGTCIPDSCVVNIYEEGDCMPPHIDNRDFLRPICTVSFLSQCDIIFGSNLKVLGPDNFEGPVSIPLPAGSALVLNGNGANMAKHCVPPVPTARISITFRRMDDSKRPIGYVAEPDLQDIQQLPYVVDRRNRLNNCPRLEHYGMTLRPGCSGERSTSRKPRSSSCQSCRRSLSRSSRGPQYRNRRRRR; encoded by the exons ATGAGCGGACCACCTAGCCATGATCGGATGTCCTGGGCCAACATGGTACAGAAGGAAGAAGACGGGCTCGTAGAAGAGAACGATGAGGAGAACGATGAGGCCATGACCAAACGGGTGGTTGGTGTGAATACTTCCACCGGGGGATCGAGAATATCGATGAAGGCCATTGGGAAGCCACCGAAGCCGAAGTTGTTAAGGGAACAGAGAGAGCGCATTCGGTTAATGAATGTGAAGCGAAAGCAAGATTTTGTCTGGTCTGAAAAATTGAAGGGAAAGATTGTTAATATTCTGGAAGGGCTTGAGCTTCACACTGGTATCTTTAGTGCTGCGGAGCAGAAGAGAATAGCAGAATATGTGTATAAACTTGAGGAGATGGGGAGAAAAGGAGAATTGAAAG AACGGACATTTACGGCACCGACTAAGGGCAAGGGACGTGTGACAATTCAATTTGGGTGCTGTTACAATGATGCAACG GATAAAAAGGGTAATCCAGCTGGAATTCTCCATGATCAGACTGTAGATCCTATGCCTCATCTTTTCAAGGAGATCATTAAGAGGCAGATCAGATGGCATGTACTTCCTGGGACCTGTATACCCGATAGTTGCGTTGTCAACATCTATGAAGAAGGGGACTGTATGCCTCCGCACATTGACAACCGGGATTTTTTACGGCCAATTTGCACTGTGTCATTTCTAAGTCAGTGCGATATCATTTTTGGATCGAACTTAAAGGTTTTGGGTCCTGATAATTTTGAAGGTCCTGTTTCAATCCCCCTTCCAGCTGG aTCTGCTCTTGTATTAAATGGAAATGGAGCTAATATGGCTAAGCATTGTGTGCCACCTGTTCCTACAGCGAG GATATCGATCACGTTTAGAAGAATGGATGACTCCAAACGGCCGATTGGTTATGTTGCAGAACCTGATTTGCAGGATATTCAACAATTGCCGTATGTAGTGGACAGAAGAAATAGGTTAAATAATTGTCCAAGGCTCGAGCATTACGGTATGACATTGAGGCCGGGATGTAGCGGGGAAAGAAGCACTAGTAGAAAGCCTCGTTCATCATCATGTCAGTCATGCCGACGTTCATTAAGTCGGAGTAGTCGAGGGCCTCAATATAGGAACAGAAGAAGGCGGCGTTGA